Proteins co-encoded in one Flavivirga eckloniae genomic window:
- a CDS encoding MFS transporter: MIKGKVPVIEKVGYALGDGAANIAWRGVATFLFIFYTDVFGLSPVTVGFLILVSRFSDGISDVLMGVIGDRTDSKYGKFRPWILWTAIPLGVILTLLFTSPELGANGKIVYAYITYILFTLIYTANNIPYGALMGVMTGNDEERTSIGSFRMVGAFAGGMLVQGALLFLVAHYGDVDPDIEVSKLEEDVFKVEVLASKNVEHANIKTNHGVATFVWSDLEEGEDENEPTNRKSFTMEKGKTYSFVVAGEKELSNDDINIVDQKKGYSKSMYVMSALLVLLMLVTFFSTKERVLPPKNQKTNLKQDLKDLISNRPWIILLAIGLLFNIYNSIKQGVVIYYFTYYLNNQLLSASYLVGLMLASIGGAFITASLSKKIGKRNLFIYALVFSGLVNALLVFCNPENIGAIFTIGIISEFASAVLPTLFFVMLGDSADFSEWKNGRRATGLIYSAGSFATKFGGGIAGFIVMQVLALFGYNGLDSSTIKDAIPGMVMLMSWIPAIITIIAAGLMMFYPLNQKKMSEITLELNTRRQSE, translated from the coding sequence ATGATAAAAGGTAAAGTCCCAGTAATTGAGAAAGTAGGATATGCTTTAGGAGATGGAGCAGCAAATATAGCCTGGAGGGGTGTAGCAACTTTTTTGTTTATTTTTTATACCGATGTTTTTGGATTAAGTCCAGTAACAGTGGGGTTTTTGATTTTGGTTTCTAGATTTAGTGACGGTATTAGTGATGTTCTAATGGGAGTTATTGGAGATCGTACTGATTCCAAATATGGTAAATTTCGTCCTTGGATTTTATGGACTGCCATTCCGTTAGGAGTTATTCTTACTTTGTTGTTTACAAGTCCAGAATTAGGAGCAAATGGTAAAATTGTCTATGCATACATTACCTATATTCTTTTTACGTTGATATACACGGCAAATAACATTCCTTATGGGGCTCTCATGGGTGTGATGACAGGTAATGATGAAGAAAGAACAAGTATTGGGTCTTTTAGAATGGTTGGGGCTTTTGCAGGAGGTATGTTGGTACAAGGTGCGTTACTTTTTTTAGTTGCTCATTATGGAGATGTAGATCCAGATATAGAAGTTTCTAAATTGGAAGAGGATGTATTTAAGGTAGAAGTGTTGGCATCTAAAAATGTAGAGCATGCAAATATAAAAACAAATCATGGTGTTGCCACATTTGTTTGGAGTGATTTAGAGGAGGGGGAAGATGAAAATGAGCCTACAAATAGGAAGAGCTTTACAATGGAAAAAGGAAAAACCTATTCATTTGTAGTTGCTGGTGAAAAAGAACTATCGAACGATGACATAAATATTGTAGACCAGAAAAAAGGGTATAGTAAATCTATGTATGTTATGTCTGCGCTACTTGTCTTGTTAATGTTAGTTACTTTCTTTTCTACAAAAGAACGGGTTTTGCCTCCTAAAAATCAAAAAACTAATCTCAAACAGGATCTAAAAGATTTAATTTCTAATAGACCTTGGATTATTTTATTGGCTATTGGACTATTATTCAATATATATAACTCTATAAAACAAGGGGTTGTTATTTATTATTTTACCTATTATCTAAATAATCAATTACTTTCCGCATCATATTTGGTAGGATTGATGCTGGCATCTATCGGAGGGGCATTTATTACGGCTTCATTAAGCAAAAAAATAGGTAAGAGAAATTTATTTATTTATGCGCTAGTTTTCTCGGGTTTAGTCAATGCTTTATTGGTTTTTTGTAATCCAGAAAACATAGGAGCTATTTTTACTATTGGTATTATATCTGAATTTGCTTCTGCTGTATTGCCAACGTTATTCTTTGTCATGCTCGGAGATTCGGCAGATTTTTCAGAATGGAAGAACGGGAGAAGAGCTACTGGTCTTATTTATTCTGCTGGATCTTTTGCGACTAAGTTTGGTGGAGGTATTGCTGGGTTTATTGTTATGCAGGTACTTGCGTTATTTGGATATAATGGATTGGATTCTTCCACAATTAAAGATGCTATTCCAGGTATGGTTATGTTGATGAGTTGGATACCCGCTATTATTACGATAATAGCAGCTGGGCTAATGATGTTTTACCCGTTAAATCAAAAGAAGATGAGTGAAATAACTTTAGAATTGAATACAAGAAGGCAGTCAGAATAG
- a CDS encoding helix-turn-helix domain-containing protein has translation MIPFLLEILKHYHIFGLLNLFLLYILLLSYSDKKLTLWYSTFVLSIVLDLFNYIGLFSLFFYSPNFTLAYLPWSAFTPIALYKLTLVSYNIKTTFHKKVFQLLLFSFCVIFCYFFIKSYYILLGDLSLRDLYFLTENAFAHIEYWIVKTAIITFQIIGLALIYSIVKSQSAKPSRDINYLFIMLGIMASLFIVEFVQDIYTHPNTILSSPNNLYLTIVTTFGLIIAYRKIIGIDSAKRKNNQTLSNSKTYELDFERLKNIEAKMLSAMEEKQLYKNKKLQLKDLSKAVSTSENQVSEVLAKQLQTNYYDFINKYRVAEVKRLMNSEKHKDYKLMAIAMEAGFNSKTTFNSAFKKSTGLTPSEYKKSISAQN, from the coding sequence ATGATCCCTTTCTTATTAGAAATATTAAAGCATTATCATATTTTCGGGCTGCTCAATTTATTTCTTTTATATATTTTACTTCTCTCGTACTCCGACAAAAAATTAACGCTTTGGTACAGCACGTTTGTACTATCTATTGTATTGGATTTGTTCAACTATATAGGTTTGTTTAGCTTGTTTTTCTATTCACCAAATTTTACATTAGCCTACCTCCCATGGTCGGCTTTTACACCAATAGCACTCTACAAACTAACCCTGGTTTCTTATAACATAAAAACGACGTTTCATAAGAAAGTTTTTCAACTATTACTTTTTTCCTTCTGTGTTATTTTTTGTTACTTTTTTATAAAATCGTATTACATCCTATTAGGGGACTTAAGCCTAAGAGACCTCTATTTTCTTACCGAAAATGCTTTTGCTCATATAGAGTATTGGATAGTAAAAACGGCTATAATCACCTTTCAAATTATAGGTTTAGCACTCATTTATTCTATTGTAAAAAGTCAATCTGCAAAACCCAGCCGAGACATCAACTATTTATTTATCATGCTTGGTATTATGGCTTCTTTGTTTATTGTAGAATTTGTTCAGGATATATACACACATCCCAATACCATCTTATCATCACCAAACAACTTATACTTAACCATTGTTACTACATTTGGATTAATAATTGCCTATCGGAAAATTATTGGTATAGACTCTGCTAAACGAAAAAACAACCAAACATTATCCAACAGTAAAACATACGAACTGGATTTTGAGCGCCTTAAGAACATTGAAGCAAAAATGCTTTCTGCAATGGAAGAAAAACAATTGTATAAAAACAAAAAATTGCAGTTAAAAGACTTGAGCAAAGCAGTATCAACTTCAGAAAATCAAGTTTCAGAAGTTTTAGCAAAGCAGCTTCAAACCAATTATTATGATTTTATAAACAAGTACAGGGTTGCCGAAGTTAAAAGGTTAATGAATTCTGAAAAACACAAAGACTACAAACTCATGGCCATAGCCATGGAAGCAGGTTTTAACTCTAAAACCACTTTTAATTCTGCATTTAAAAAAAGTACTGGACTAACTCCTTCTGAGTATAAAAAAAGTATTTCTGCACAAAATTAA
- a CDS encoding sodium:solute symporter family transporter — protein sequence MFLSSLDLIVLFVYLFGIIGYGLWMSRAKHKKASDYFLASKSLPWWIVGGSLIASNISAEQILGTNGSGYAIGLAIGGYELMSALTLILVAKYLLPIFLEKKIYSIPQFLKNRFDNRVRICFSFILIILYIFVNISSIFYLGGLAIENLTGLPILIGVLGLVIYSASFSIFGGLKAVVWTDVIQAVVLLVGGLIAAGAALYTLGDGSLLNGVTNLYRFAPERFDMILDKGHKYFNDVPGISVLVGGMWITNIYYWGGNQFIIQRALAAKNIKQAQKGVASAALLKILMPVIAVIPGMAAYALQADIGKPDEAFPWVLSQLVPIGIKGLVFAALVAAIGSSISSLVNSVSTIATLDIYKPIFKKNATETHLVKVGKITAAAALLVGMLVAPLLGMLELDQAFQFIQEFTGFISPGAFVAIIFGMFWKRTSAKAALWVALLCIPLSIGLFIMGDIPFFYRMTISFVVLSTLIVTLSYLDPTHSVDRKVDLRPAYVILGAMLIISIPFIIRIFTEDILLPIWIGALFLFMNGTCLYFIFTNKANNRKAIFLSQRIFKTDISFNIMAYVIIVILACIYGFLW from the coding sequence ATGTTTTTATCAAGTTTAGACCTTATTGTATTATTCGTTTATCTGTTTGGAATTATTGGATATGGCTTATGGATGTCTAGAGCCAAACACAAGAAGGCTTCAGATTATTTTTTAGCCAGCAAATCATTACCATGGTGGATTGTTGGTGGCTCTCTGATTGCCTCTAATATTTCTGCCGAACAAATTCTGGGAACCAACGGTTCTGGCTATGCTATTGGGTTGGCTATTGGAGGCTACGAACTTATGTCTGCCTTAACCTTAATTCTAGTAGCAAAATACCTCTTACCCATTTTTCTTGAAAAAAAGATTTACTCCATTCCTCAATTTCTAAAAAATAGATTTGATAATCGTGTTCGTATTTGTTTTAGCTTTATTCTTATCATTCTTTACATTTTTGTTAATATATCTTCCATTTTTTATTTGGGTGGTTTAGCTATAGAAAACCTAACAGGGCTTCCCATTCTTATTGGCGTTCTTGGTTTGGTTATATATTCTGCTTCCTTTTCGATTTTTGGTGGTCTGAAGGCTGTTGTTTGGACAGATGTTATACAAGCTGTGGTTTTATTAGTTGGCGGGTTAATTGCTGCTGGCGCTGCTCTTTATACACTTGGCGATGGTAGCCTACTAAACGGCGTAACCAATTTATACAGATTCGCCCCAGAAAGATTTGATATGATTTTAGATAAAGGACATAAGTATTTTAATGATGTACCTGGTATTAGTGTTTTGGTTGGTGGTATGTGGATTACTAACATTTATTATTGGGGAGGGAATCAGTTTATTATTCAACGCGCCTTAGCTGCAAAGAATATAAAACAAGCTCAAAAGGGTGTCGCTTCTGCTGCCTTATTAAAAATATTAATGCCAGTTATAGCTGTAATACCCGGAATGGCTGCTTATGCCCTACAAGCCGATATAGGAAAACCGGATGAAGCATTTCCATGGGTACTTAGTCAACTAGTGCCTATAGGAATTAAAGGGTTGGTTTTTGCGGCGTTGGTCGCGGCAATTGGTAGTTCTATTAGCTCTTTAGTAAATAGCGTATCGACTATTGCCACCCTCGACATATACAAACCTATTTTTAAAAAGAATGCTACCGAAACGCATTTGGTGAAAGTTGGTAAAATAACCGCTGCTGCGGCACTATTAGTTGGCATGTTAGTCGCTCCTCTTTTAGGTATGTTAGAGCTCGACCAAGCCTTTCAATTTATTCAGGAATTTACAGGCTTCATAAGCCCTGGTGCCTTTGTTGCTATTATTTTTGGTATGTTCTGGAAACGAACAAGTGCTAAGGCCGCTCTATGGGTTGCCTTACTTTGCATACCGCTTTCCATAGGGTTATTTATAATGGGAGACATACCCTTTTTCTACCGAATGACCATTTCATTCGTAGTACTGTCTACCTTGATAGTGACTTTATCCTATTTAGATCCAACGCACAGCGTTGATAGAAAAGTAGATTTAAGACCTGCTTACGTAATTCTTGGAGCTATGCTAATTATTTCTATACCGTTTATCATTAGAATTTTCACTGAAGACATCCTACTTCCAATATGGATAGGCGCTCTGTTTTTATTTATGAATGGTACATGCCTATATTTTATTTTTACAAACAAAGCGAATAACAGAAAGGCAATATTCTTAAGTCAAAGAATTTTTAAAACCGATATATCTTTTAATATTATGGCATACGTAATCATTGTTATACTTGCTTGTATCTACGGATTTTTGTGGTAG
- a CDS encoding HNH endonuclease signature motif containing protein has product MRKINTNRIGEKWSEFQKVEVWKKGKIISGLDGDVWRNDEFGRRIKWGNYGDRDSSYGWEINHINPVLNGGADNIDNLQPLHWKNNMVGKLDEIEVLK; this is encoded by the coding sequence ATGAGAAAAATAAACACGAATAGGATTGGTGAAAAGTGGAGTGAATTTCAAAAAGTGGAGGTTTGGAAAAAAGGGAAAATCATTTCAGGACTAGATGGAGATGTTTGGAGAAATGATGAGTTTGGAAGACGAATAAAGTGGGGAAATTATGGTGATAGAGATTCTTCATATGGATGGGAGATTAACCATATAAATCCAGTGCTAAATGGAGGAGCCGACAATATTGATAATTTACAACCACTTCACTGGAAAAATAATATGGTTGGTAAACTAGATGAGATAGAAGTTCTTAAATGA
- a CDS encoding response regulator transcription factor produces MFQKVLIAEDQNSIHKGLENILKDLNIKEIATAQYCDDALLKIKAALNTESPIELLITDLSFKEDHRDRTLTSGQELIEAVMNVQPELKIIVFSVEHRIGKIKNLIEFSKVDAYVEKGREESKEMVKAVQAVLRDEIYYSQNLAQLIRSADDISQTDMYDELILQLLAKGLKRIQIASYFKEKDLPARSLRSIEKRINKLKVLFDANTSEQLVAIAIDRGLI; encoded by the coding sequence ATGTTTCAAAAGGTTTTAATAGCAGAAGACCAAAATTCAATCCATAAAGGTCTGGAAAATATACTTAAGGATTTAAATATTAAGGAAATAGCAACCGCGCAGTATTGTGATGATGCACTCCTGAAAATTAAAGCAGCTCTAAATACAGAAAGCCCAATAGAGCTTTTAATAACAGATTTATCTTTTAAGGAAGATCATAGAGATAGAACATTAACATCCGGACAAGAACTGATAGAAGCTGTAATGAACGTGCAACCCGAATTAAAGATTATTGTATTCTCTGTAGAACATCGCATTGGTAAAATAAAAAATTTAATAGAGTTTTCTAAAGTAGATGCCTATGTTGAGAAAGGACGAGAAGAATCTAAAGAAATGGTAAAAGCGGTTCAAGCCGTATTAAGAGATGAAATTTATTACTCGCAAAATCTGGCTCAATTAATTAGAAGTGCAGATGATATATCTCAAACGGATATGTATGATGAATTAATTTTACAATTGCTGGCAAAGGGATTGAAAAGAATCCAGATTGCTTCATATTTTAAAGAAAAAGATTTGCCTGCGCGAAGTTTAAGGAGTATTGAAAAACGTATTAATAAGCTTAAAGTTCTTTTTGATGCAAATACATCCGAACAATTAGTGGCCATTGCCATTGATAGAGGCTTAATTTAA
- a CDS encoding tetratricopeptide repeat-containing sensor histidine kinase, with translation MKYAILSFLFFCVVKNGFGSKVFNSRQLDSIDYYHNMANNPETDSSLIKAYVFFERKKNESIELNDTESAIYHLRQIAIIQNELGDYFGAEISVVEALKLLDTIESSEDVINNKIGLYNQLGRIYLALLDYKEAIKYFDEGLKIAKLKSSINIIQNNKALVYIRQHRYELAEKEFLKVYKNSLSEDDKKQLLRALDNLGFVQTKLNKPKGLEKIMTALSQRIAINDNAGIYSSYKHLVEVYKDRDDLENATYYARKGYEVAKTINSPSFIRDALSCLIDLNQDSNIVEYVKIIDSVALAKQTQENKYAKMKYDYTEKEKIAKENELAREKEKGLKILYLSIAGFILLISTFLFFILRSRHKKENIKKVYRAETRMSKKVHDEVANDVSSLMSFVENDIEITTNKKTELLDILEDIYLRTRDISTQTASIDLANFTKSLGYLLIQHKRKGTKIITNNINTINWSEVSDHKKVAVFRSVQELLVNMKKHSEAKVVSLVFKENRRKKEIIYSDDGIGVSIEDVKLNGLLNVESRINNIGGSFSFITSKGNGFRAVIKFNS, from the coding sequence ATGAAATATGCCATATTATCATTCCTCTTTTTTTGTGTTGTTAAAAATGGGTTTGGATCTAAGGTGTTTAACAGCAGGCAATTAGATAGTATAGACTACTATCACAATATGGCTAATAACCCTGAGACAGATTCAAGCCTTATAAAGGCCTATGTCTTTTTTGAGCGTAAAAAAAATGAAAGTATTGAATTAAACGATACTGAATCTGCAATTTATCATTTAAGACAAATAGCAATAATACAGAATGAGTTAGGAGATTACTTTGGGGCCGAAATTTCGGTTGTAGAGGCATTAAAGTTGTTGGATACTATAGAAAGTTCTGAAGATGTTATAAATAATAAAATCGGTTTGTATAACCAGTTAGGGCGAATTTACTTGGCGTTGTTGGATTATAAAGAAGCCATAAAGTATTTTGATGAAGGCCTAAAGATAGCTAAGCTTAAAAGTAGTATTAATATCATCCAGAACAATAAGGCCTTAGTATACATTCGACAGCATAGATATGAATTGGCTGAAAAAGAGTTCTTAAAGGTCTATAAGAATAGCCTTTCAGAAGATGACAAAAAACAACTTTTGAGGGCTTTAGATAATTTAGGGTTTGTTCAAACAAAACTCAATAAACCAAAGGGGTTAGAAAAAATAATGACCGCTTTGAGTCAGAGAATAGCTATAAATGATAATGCGGGAATTTATTCCAGTTATAAGCATTTGGTTGAAGTTTATAAAGACCGGGACGATTTAGAAAATGCCACGTATTATGCGCGTAAAGGTTATGAAGTAGCAAAGACCATTAATAGTCCGTCATTCATAAGAGATGCCTTATCGTGTCTTATAGATTTAAATCAAGATAGCAATATTGTTGAATATGTAAAGATTATTGATAGTGTAGCCTTGGCAAAGCAAACGCAAGAGAATAAGTATGCTAAGATGAAGTATGATTATACCGAAAAGGAAAAAATAGCGAAAGAGAATGAGCTTGCAAGAGAAAAGGAAAAAGGTTTAAAAATTCTTTATCTGTCTATAGCAGGTTTTATTTTATTGATATCAACATTTCTGTTTTTCATTTTAAGATCCCGACATAAAAAGGAGAATATAAAGAAAGTGTATAGGGCAGAAACACGAATGTCTAAAAAGGTTCATGATGAGGTTGCAAATGATGTGTCGAGCCTCATGAGTTTTGTTGAAAACGACATAGAAATTACAACAAACAAAAAAACGGAACTATTAGATATCTTAGAAGATATTTATTTGCGAACACGAGATATATCAACTCAAACAGCTAGTATTGATTTAGCTAATTTCACCAAAAGCCTTGGGTATTTATTAATTCAACATAAAAGAAAAGGAACAAAAATTATTACCAATAATATAAACACGATTAATTGGTCTGAAGTTTCCGATCATAAAAAGGTGGCTGTTTTTAGAAGTGTCCAGGAATTATTGGTTAATATGAAAAAGCATAGTGAAGCCAAAGTAGTGAGTTTAGTGTTTAAGGAAAATCGTCGTAAAAAAGAGATTATTTATTCAGATGATGGGATTGGTGTTTCAATAGAGGATGTTAAATTAAATGGACTGCTAAATGTGGAATCCCGCATTAATAATATAGGAGGAAGTTTTAGTTTTATAACCTCAAAAGGAAACGGCTTTAGGGCTGTGATAAAGTTTAATAGTTAA
- a CDS encoding sulfatase family protein: MKNILNPLIWVMLIVFFGCQSKKKENSKPVVEKDLPNIVIIYLDDLGYGDLSAYGATELTTPNIDALADGGVRFTDAYASSATCTPSRYALLTGMYPWRNKKAKILPGTAPLLISTEQQTLPKLLKKKGYHTGIVGKWHLGLGTGVVDWNQSVSPGPNEVGFDESYILAATQDRVPTVYIDNGNVVGLNPNDPIEVDYDKNFEGEPTAISNPEMVTMKWHHGHNNSIVNGIPRIGYMKGGNDAKWSDIDMADHFLGKAQAYVKEHKNKPFFLYYAMQQPHVPRTPHPRFVGKSGLGPRGDVILEADWCIGEFMKTLETEGVLENTLVIFSSDNGPVLNDGYYDDAVEKNGSHTPSGKLRGGKYSLFEAGTRMPFITYWKGSIKPGISNALVCQMDLLASIAKLIGTQDNTTDSKELLDVFLGKSQDGRHDLVLEATSRTALRSGDWLMIPPYDGKTIEERVNIELGNSQEFQLYNLKEDIGQTTNLAETNPEKLKEMIEKFEILRGKDYNKTERLELK; encoded by the coding sequence ATGAAAAACATATTAAACCCGCTTATTTGGGTAATGCTAATCGTATTTTTTGGATGTCAATCAAAAAAGAAAGAAAACTCTAAACCTGTAGTCGAAAAGGATCTACCTAATATTGTTATAATATACTTGGATGATCTAGGCTATGGCGACCTAAGTGCTTATGGGGCCACCGAGCTAACCACACCAAACATTGATGCTTTGGCAGATGGCGGTGTTCGCTTTACAGATGCTTATGCATCTTCCGCAACATGTACACCAAGCAGATATGCGTTATTAACAGGAATGTATCCTTGGCGCAATAAAAAAGCAAAAATTTTACCGGGAACAGCTCCTTTATTAATTAGCACAGAACAACAAACCTTACCAAAATTACTCAAGAAAAAAGGCTACCATACAGGAATTGTTGGTAAATGGCATCTTGGATTGGGTACAGGAGTTGTAGATTGGAACCAAAGCGTTTCGCCTGGTCCTAATGAAGTAGGCTTTGATGAATCGTATATTCTTGCTGCGACTCAAGATAGAGTTCCAACCGTTTATATCGATAATGGAAATGTTGTTGGCCTAAACCCTAACGACCCTATTGAAGTAGATTACGATAAGAACTTTGAAGGAGAACCAACTGCAATTAGCAACCCGGAAATGGTTACAATGAAATGGCACCATGGACACAACAACAGTATTGTAAATGGCATTCCACGAATTGGTTATATGAAGGGTGGAAATGATGCTAAATGGAGTGATATTGATATGGCGGATCACTTTTTAGGAAAAGCCCAAGCTTATGTAAAGGAACATAAGAACAAGCCTTTCTTTTTATATTATGCCATGCAGCAACCGCATGTACCACGTACGCCGCACCCACGTTTTGTTGGAAAATCCGGTTTAGGGCCTAGGGGTGATGTGATTTTAGAAGCAGATTGGTGTATTGGGGAATTTATGAAAACCCTAGAAACAGAAGGTGTATTGGAAAACACACTAGTAATCTTTTCTAGCGATAACGGTCCTGTTTTAAATGATGGATATTATGATGATGCTGTTGAAAAAAATGGCTCCCACACCCCTTCTGGAAAATTAAGAGGAGGTAAATACAGCTTGTTTGAAGCTGGAACGCGTATGCCATTTATTACATACTGGAAAGGTTCAATAAAACCAGGGATTTCTAATGCTTTGGTTTGTCAGATGGATTTATTGGCTTCAATTGCAAAATTGATAGGGACTCAAGACAACACAACAGATAGCAAAGAACTACTCGATGTCTTCTTAGGGAAAAGCCAAGACGGCAGACACGATTTAGTTTTAGAAGCAACCAGTAGAACAGCCTTAAGAAGTGGCGATTGGTTAATGATTCCTCCCTATGACGGAAAGACTATAGAAGAACGGGTTAATATTGAATTGGGGAATTCGCAAGAATTCCAATTATATAATCTAAAAGAAGATATTGGGCAAACGACCAATCTGGCTGAAACTAACCCTGAAAAACTTAAGGAAATGATTGAAAAGTTTGAAATATTGAGAGGGAAAGATTACAATAAAACGGAGCGGTTAGAACTCAAATAA
- a CDS encoding glycosyl hydrolase 115 family protein, with the protein MKAKYYLLCIALLFIQSTLLAQHWQEPVRGAWLHDSGIENEGVVLVEDNRVVDIVVSSNTNSAVKQAALFLASDIEKITGKKPEIVSKSNTENPAIHLVTLGEGVIPKEIDTQKLNGKWEAHHIKTIEKDIWLVGSNFRGTAFAAYTLSERIGIDPLYHWTGYEPDKKKVLKVKSIDHIVDEPTFKYRGFFHDDEDTLPTPLDKNGYPQYAGGKVDAVWYERYFETALRLRMNQVAPFVRVLRPYEVQKKASDWGLFYTSHHYDILLSNPLGFHRFGLAKERGIDGDYSWFNNNEGILKYWRGGVEENKDINCIWPVGLRGTADTSYKFPEGTTQEDKNKVFTDAIKDQVKMTKSVLGKGEKPVFHFTLYGEMLTNYQKGNFDFPEDVILVWNDDGDAKMRALPETLGKWKHGIYYHLAYYGHTTKQTHHTVKPHRIEQEFRKVLDAGATEYMLVNVSEMREFVMNARFLAEICWDAKTAFFEPNAADRYVEWWSREYFGDMAANDVVQSYNHYFDILHSHNQIWEGSKNFDKALDRLRFRLKGDHHIRYNDDDKNHLEYLNNRLAKYDDAFLPCKRAVRKMNSQQARFFFENVELGLLFDYHTTKAAGLINEALSKYPDKEALNYANKAMKTLEILEQEILKAERPPFENWYRDTWIRRKDSWTSVHYAYHKLKDYLSTYESRYK; encoded by the coding sequence ATGAAAGCTAAATATTACCTACTATGTATTGCATTATTGTTTATTCAATCAACACTTTTGGCTCAGCACTGGCAAGAGCCTGTTAGAGGAGCCTGGCTTCATGACAGCGGCATCGAAAACGAAGGTGTTGTTCTGGTTGAAGACAATCGCGTTGTTGATATTGTTGTCTCTTCAAATACAAATTCTGCGGTAAAACAAGCCGCTTTATTTCTCGCATCCGACATCGAAAAGATTACTGGTAAAAAGCCTGAAATTGTTTCAAAATCGAATACAGAAAATCCAGCCATTCATTTGGTTACATTAGGAGAAGGCGTGATTCCAAAGGAAATAGATACACAAAAATTAAATGGCAAATGGGAAGCTCATCACATTAAAACCATAGAAAAAGATATTTGGTTAGTAGGTTCGAATTTTAGGGGGACAGCATTTGCTGCATATACTTTAAGTGAACGAATTGGGATAGATCCGCTCTATCATTGGACAGGATATGAACCGGATAAGAAAAAGGTGCTCAAGGTAAAATCTATTGATCATATAGTTGATGAGCCAACATTCAAATACCGTGGGTTTTTCCATGATGACGAGGATACATTGCCAACTCCCCTTGATAAAAATGGTTATCCCCAATACGCAGGAGGAAAGGTTGATGCCGTATGGTATGAACGTTATTTTGAAACAGCATTGCGCCTTCGTATGAATCAAGTAGCTCCGTTTGTGCGTGTACTTCGTCCTTATGAGGTACAGAAGAAAGCAAGTGATTGGGGCTTGTTCTATACTTCGCATCATTATGATATTTTATTGTCTAATCCATTAGGGTTTCATCGTTTTGGTTTAGCAAAAGAGCGTGGTATTGATGGAGATTATAGCTGGTTTAATAATAATGAAGGCATATTAAAGTACTGGCGAGGTGGTGTTGAGGAAAACAAAGATATAAACTGTATCTGGCCTGTAGGCTTAAGGGGCACTGCTGATACTTCTTATAAATTTCCGGAAGGAACTACTCAGGAAGATAAAAATAAAGTCTTTACTGATGCTATTAAAGATCAGGTAAAAATGACCAAATCAGTTTTGGGTAAAGGAGAGAAACCCGTGTTTCATTTTACACTATATGGTGAAATGTTGACAAACTATCAAAAAGGGAATTTCGATTTTCCAGAAGATGTTATTTTGGTCTGGAATGATGATGGCGATGCTAAAATGAGGGCACTACCAGAAACATTAGGAAAATGGAAACATGGTATTTATTATCATTTAGCATATTACGGACATACCACCAAGCAAACCCATCATACGGTAAAACCTCATCGCATTGAACAGGAGTTTAGAAAGGTTTTAGATGCCGGAGCCACAGAATATATGTTGGTTAATGTTTCAGAAATGAGAGAGTTTGTTATGAATGCCAGATTCTTGGCAGAGATTTGTTGGGATGCGAAAACGGCTTTTTTTGAACCCAATGCAGCGGATCGCTATGTTGAATGGTGGTCAAGAGAGTACTTTGGAGATATGGCAGCCAATGATGTAGTACAAAGCTATAATCACTACTTTGATATTCTTCACTCGCATAATCAAATATGGGAAGGATCAAAAAATTTCGATAAAGCTCTCGACAGGCTGAGGTTCAGACTTAAAGGCGATCATCATATCAGGTATAACGATGATGATAAAAACCACTTAGAATACTTAAATAACCGTTTAGCAAAATATGATGACGCGTTTCTACCATGTAAACGTGCTGTACGAAAAATGAATAGTCAACAAGCGCGGTTTTTCTTTGAAAATGTAGAATTAGGATTGCTTTTCGATTACCATACTACTAAAGCAGCAGGGCTTATAAATGAAGCATTATCTAAATACCCGGATAAAGAAGCTCTTAATTATGCAAATAAAGCGATGAAAACACTAGAGATATTAGAGCAGGAAATTTTAAAAGCAGAGAGACCACCCTTTGAAAACTGGTATCGTGATACATGGATACGTCGTAAAGATAGCTGGACAAGTGTGCATTATGCGTATCATAAATTAAAGGACTATTTGAGCACTTACGAATCACGATACAAGTAA